The nucleotide window TTTATCTTCAACTTTTTTAGCAGAATTTTTGATTTCTGCCACTAACGCATTAACTGCTTTTTCAATACCTTTTCTGATAATCATTGGGTTTGCACCAGCTGCAACATTACGCATACCTTCATGGATCATCGCTTGTGCTAACAAAGTAGCTGTAGTAGTACCATCACCAGCTACATCATTAGTTTTTGTCGCAACTTCTTTTACTAGTTGTGCACCCATGTTTTCAAACGGATCTTCTAAATCAATATCACGAGCAATTGTTACACCATCATTAGTAATAGTTGGTGCACCAAATTTTTTATCTAATACAACATTACGACCTTTTGGCCCTAATGTAACTTTAACGGCATTAGCTAAAGCATCAACACCTTTTTCTAATGCACGACGAGCTTCTTCGTTAAATAGAATTTGTTTTGCCATTTTTAAAATATCCCCCTTTTATTAAATAATAGCTAAAATATCTCTTTCGCTAACAATTAAATAATCTTTGCCACCGAATTTAATTTCAGTACCTGCATATTTGGAGAAAATAATTCTATCTCCTTCGTTTACATCAAGCGCCGCACGTTGACCATTGTCAAGTAATTTTCCTGTTCCAACAGCTACAACCGTACCTTCTTGTGGCTTTTCTTTAGCAGTATCCGGTAATACGATACCACTTGCTGTTTTTTGTTCTCCCTCTGAAACTTGAATTACAACTCTGTCACCTAATGGCTTTATCATTTTTTGGAGCCTCCCCTTAGAATTATTTTTCTGTTAGCACTCATCACTAGAGAGTGCTAATACATAAATTATAATATATAATTTATGACTAAAAATCAACACTTTCTTGAACTTTTTTTCGTTTTTTTATAGCAATTAAGCTGATTTTTATAATATTTTTGCGTTAAAGCTTAAAATATCTTTGTTTTTCTCTATTTCTTTTTATTAATAGAATCAATAATTGCTTGAGCAACTTCTTTAATTGATTTTCGTTTTGCCATACTATATTGTTGAATTTTACGATAGGCTTCACTTTCACTCAAGTCATGCACTTCCATCAAAATTCCTTTAGCTCGATCCAATATTTTTCTACTTTCCAACGATTCTTTTAAATCTTCAAACTCATTTTCTAATTGTAGAAATTCTGCAAATCTTGATACTGCTATTTCCATCGCCGGAAATAAATTTGTTTCCTTAACTGGTTTTACTAAATATGCTAAAACTCCTGACTCTTTTGCTTTATCAACTATCTCTTTTTGGCTAAAAGCAGTTAACAATAATACCGGTGCAAGTTTTTCATTAGAAATTATTTTTGCTGCGGCAATCCCATCTAATTCCGGCATCTGAATATCCATAATAACTAAGTCCGGCTTGTATTTTCTGGTCAATTCAACTGCCTTTACTCCATCAATTGCTTCGCCAACAACAGTATGTCCAGCTTGTTCTAGTATTTCTTTTACATCCATTCTTATTATCGATTCATTATCTGCAATTACAATTTTTAAATTAGCCATAGATTATATACCTCTCTCTATATCAATTGGAATATTTATAACAGCATATGTTCCACTATCGGATTTAAAATTTATAGTTCCGCCAAGATCTTCTTGGACTAAGGTTCTGACAATCTGTAACCCCAAACTTTTACTTCTTTGCAAGTCAAATTCTGGCGGTAAACCATGTCCATTGTCATAAATTGTAATTAGGTAGTGATCTGCTCTTATTACTATTTCAATACCGATCGTACCATCTTTATTGCCTGCAAAGCCATGTTCTAACGAATTTAAGATCAGTTCATTAATAACCAAGGCTAAACTACAAGCTTTTTCTGAGGGAAGAATAACTTTTTCACTACTAAATTTGGTTGTTAAGTTAAAGCCCGGATCCAACATATTATTAACAACTAAGTCTAAGATATTTTTGGCAACTTCTGCTACATCAATAAAATCTTCACCTTGTTGTGATAAAAACTCATGGACTACAGAAATACTCAAAATTCTATTAATACTTTCTTCCAATGCTGCCTTTACCTCAAGCGAAGTTGATCTTCTTGCTTGCAATCTTAAAAGACTGGCAATAGTTTGTAAATTGTTTTTTACTCGATGATGAATCTCTTGAATTACTGTCGCTTTAATTAATAATTGTTTTTCTTTTTTCTTTATCTCAGTAACATCAGAAACTACAATTATTTTTATTTCCTTTTTATTTTTTGGAATAGTAATTAATCGCTGTACCAATACTATCTCGCCAACTTCAATCTCCATCTCATACGGCAAATTACTTATCGTTGTTTTTTTAGTTATATGTCTAGTTATTTCCCTGTCAAAAATATGATGTCCAATAATATTACCGACACCTAATACTTTATAAATACTAGCCGCTGCCGTATTAGCAAAGGCAATTTTCCCATTTTCATTTACTACAATGATACCATCACTAGCTAATAACGGTCTGAATTTATTTTTATCGATGGGTAGCTGAACTGTTGATATTAAGGAAAATACTGTTTCTAATAAATAATTATAGCCATCAATTCCTATTTCCTCATAATTTGTTTCAAAACAAATTACTGCTACCATTTCGCCATTAGAATCATATAAAGGAAAAGTATACATGTCTAATAACAACCCTACTGCCCATTCACGTTTACCTTGAATATGTTTAGCAAAGCGAAATGTTCTCCAAATAAGCGGTTCTTCACTACCTTTTGCCATCGAACCGATGGAATTAGGTTTATATTGAAAGAAACTGGTATGAGGTTTAGCCTGAGCTACTATAATTAAAGATTTAACTCTGTCGCGAACATACATCGTCACCTGTGAATATGAAATATCAGCAATAAAGGGAAACAATAAGCTAATTTTATCTAAATATTCTATCTGCGCTTTACTTAACCTTGTATTTTTAGTACAGATATTAATCAGTTCATTCATTTTAAAGTCCTCACAGCGTTCCAATTTTTAATGATGGATTAGCATTTAAGTATAAATCAGCATATTTATTGGTCTTACTTTGATAATAAGCACGACAAGCAATCATCGCTGCATTATCAGTACATAAAATATTATCAGGAAAATACAATTTTATATTATCTTTCTGACAGCTATCTTGTAATGATCTTTTTAGTGCGCTATTAGCTGCAACACCACCGGCCACCACTAATTTTTCCGAACCTGTTTTTATCAGTGCCGCCATTGCTTTATCCACTAAAACATCAACTACGGCCTTTTGAAAACATGCCGCAACATCGTTTTGATTATATTCTTCACCCTTTTGTTTAGCACTATTGATATAATTTAATACTGCTGACTTCAACCCACTAAAACTAAATTCAAAGTTCCCTTTTTCATTTAAAGCTTGTGGGAATTTAATAGCCGTAGCTGAACCAGTTTGTGCCAATCTATCAATATGCGGACCGCCGGGATATGGTAATCCCATCACTCTGGCAATTTTGTCAAAGGCTTCTCCGGCAGCATCATCTCTTGTTTGTCCCAATAAATAAAACTCATTATAATCTTTCACATGAATTAAGGAAGTATGTCCTCCAGATACTACTAAGGCAACAAATGGTGGTTCAAGGTCTGGATGAGCTAGAAAGTTAGCAAAAATATGACCTTCCAAGTGGTTTACACCGATTAATGGAATATCTAAAGAATATGCTAATGCTTTTGCCGCTGCGACCCCCACTAGTAGTGCTCCCACTAATCCTGGACCATGAGTAACTCCAATATGGTTAATATCTTCTAATTTAATCTTTGCTGTATTTAAACACTCATCAATCACCGGCAGAACATTTTCAATATGCTTACGAGAGGCTATTTCAGGAACAACCCCGCCAAACTTTTGATGTACCGGTACTTGACTGGAAATAATATTAGCTAAAATTTTTCGTCCATTTACAATAATCGCTGCTGATGTTTCATCACAACTGGTTTCTATCCCTAAGGTTATAACATCCTTTTCTTCTAACATTAAAAATCCCCCATTATATATTTCGAAGCCACATTATAATTGCATCTTCATTATTATCAGCATAATAGCGTTTTCTAAGTCCTTGTTTTTCAAAACCAAACTGCTGATATAAAGACTGCGCCGGAATATTAGAAGCTCTTACTTCTAAAGTAATACTTGTGATCTGATGTTTTTTTGCTAAAACTATAAAAGCAGTTATCAGTTGCTTAGCAATCTTCTGCCGACGAAAATCAGACTTTACCGCGACATTTGTAATATGCGCTTCATCTAAAATGAACCAAGCTCCAATATAAGCTACAACCTTGTTATTAATAGAGCCTACCAAATAGTGTGCAATTTCATTATTTAATTCATCTTTAAAAGATTCTTTTGACCAGGGGTCAGTAAAAGAGGTAAGCTCCACTTCGTAAAGTTCCTCAATATCGTTAATATTAAACTCTCTAATTTCAAGATTAGACATTACATGACTCATTTCGTTTTTCCCATAAAACTTCTGCTTCTGATTTTCTAATATAACAAGGCTCTAGCGTCATAACATCATCTACTCTACCACTGTTTAACAAATTAGCACCTGCTAAGCCCACACTTGTTGCTTTAGCAAAAATATTTTGTGGACTTGCCAGAATTATATTTTGCGATACCCCCACTATCTTTTGAGCATATTTTACCGCACTCTCACCTAATAACAAAACCTTTTTATCTAAACCTGTTGCCATATCTAAAATATCTTCTAAATTCTCTACAAATGCTGGCTTTTTGATTGATAACTGCTCATTTTCCCAACAATATAAAGCCGTATAACAATTTCCTTTTTGTGCATCTAATAATGGCATTATATATATTTCTGGCAGTTTAAAATTATAAGCTAACGCCTCTAAGCTAGAAACACCAACAATCGGTATTTTCAAAGCATATGCCAATGCCTTTGCTGTCGCCAAACCAATTCTAAGTCCCGTAAATGATCCTGGACCAATGCTAACAGCAATTGCCGTTAAATCACCTTTATTAACACTTCCTAGTTTTAATAAGGTATCAATATTAGGCATTAACATTTCAGAATGTGTTAATTTATGTTGCACATTCAATTCTGCTAATACCTTATTATTATCAATCAAAGCTACACTTGAAACTATCGTTGATGTATCAATTCCCAAGATCATTTCACAACAAACTCCTCTAGTAAACTATTATATTTTGTACCGTGACAGGATATTTCAAAACTCCGTTCATCGACACCTTCTGTTCTCTTTATTTTTATTAATAAATATTCTTCCGGCAACTCCTGTTTAAACTTATCAGGCCATTCAATCACCGTTATCCCATCTTCTTTCTCTAGATATTCATAAAATCCAATATCATAAAGTTCTTCACTAAAATCCAAGCGATATAGGTCAAAATGGTATAAAGTTTTTGAACCTTGATAAATATTTAATAGCGCAAACGTTGGGCTTGTAACCTCTTCAGCTATCCCCAACCCTACCGCCAACCCTTGTACAAAGAGAGTTTTTCCTGCGCCCAAATCACCTTGCAAACAAATAACAGTACCTTCTTTTAATAATTGCGCAAATTTTTCTCCGATTGAAAAAGTTTCTTCTGGAGATTTTGTAAGAAAATTCAACATACTTTCACTCCGTTTATCTAAAATGATTATATCCTTTACTTTTTATATCAATAATAGTGCCATCATTTCTTTCTAATTTTAC belongs to Negativicutes bacterium and includes:
- the groES gene encoding co-chaperone GroES — translated: MIKPLGDRVVIQVSEGEQKTASGIVLPDTAKEKPQEGTVVAVGTGKLLDNGQRAALDVNEGDRIIFSKYAGTEIKFGGKDYLIVSERDILAII
- a CDS encoding response regulator — protein: MANLKIVIADNESIIRMDVKEILEQAGHTVVGEAIDGVKAVELTRKYKPDLVIMDIQMPELDGIAAAKIISNEKLAPVLLLTAFSQKEIVDKAKESGVLAYLVKPVKETNLFPAMEIAVSRFAEFLQLENEFEDLKESLESRKILDRAKGILMEVHDLSESEAYRKIQQYSMAKRKSIKEVAQAIIDSINKKK
- a CDS encoding histidine kinase N-terminal domain-containing protein → MNELINICTKNTRLSKAQIEYLDKISLLFPFIADISYSQVTMYVRDRVKSLIIVAQAKPHTSFFQYKPNSIGSMAKGSEEPLIWRTFRFAKHIQGKREWAVGLLLDMYTFPLYDSNGEMVAVICFETNYEEIGIDGYNYLLETVFSLISTVQLPIDKNKFRPLLASDGIIVVNENGKIAFANTAAASIYKVLGVGNIIGHHIFDREITRHITKKTTISNLPYEMEIEVGEIVLVQRLITIPKNKKEIKIIVVSDVTEIKKKEKQLLIKATVIQEIHHRVKNNLQTIASLLRLQARRSTSLEVKAALEESINRILSISVVHEFLSQQGEDFIDVAEVAKNILDLVVNNMLDPGFNLTTKFSSEKVILPSEKACSLALVINELILNSLEHGFAGNKDGTIGIEIVIRADHYLITIYDNGHGLPPEFDLQRSKSLGLQIVRTLVQEDLGGTINFKSDSGTYAVINIPIDIERGI
- the tsaD gene encoding tRNA (adenosine(37)-N6)-threonylcarbamoyltransferase complex transferase subunit TsaD; amino-acid sequence: MLEEKDVITLGIETSCDETSAAIIVNGRKILANIISSQVPVHQKFGGVVPEIASRKHIENVLPVIDECLNTAKIKLEDINHIGVTHGPGLVGALLVGVAAAKALAYSLDIPLIGVNHLEGHIFANFLAHPDLEPPFVALVVSGGHTSLIHVKDYNEFYLLGQTRDDAAGEAFDKIARVMGLPYPGGPHIDRLAQTGSATAIKFPQALNEKGNFEFSFSGLKSAVLNYINSAKQKGEEYNQNDVAACFQKAVVDVLVDKAMAALIKTGSEKLVVAGGVAANSALKRSLQDSCQKDNIKLYFPDNILCTDNAAMIACRAYYQSKTNKYADLYLNANPSLKIGTL
- the rimI gene encoding ribosomal protein S18-alanine N-acetyltransferase, which translates into the protein MSNLEIREFNINDIEELYEVELTSFTDPWSKESFKDELNNEIAHYLVGSINNKVVAYIGAWFILDEAHITNVAVKSDFRRQKIAKQLITAFIVLAKKHQITSITLEVRASNIPAQSLYQQFGFEKQGLRKRYYADNNEDAIIMWLRNI
- the tsaB gene encoding tRNA (adenosine(37)-N6)-threonylcarbamoyltransferase complex dimerization subunit type 1 TsaB yields the protein MILGIDTSTIVSSVALIDNNKVLAELNVQHKLTHSEMLMPNIDTLLKLGSVNKGDLTAIAVSIGPGSFTGLRIGLATAKALAYALKIPIVGVSSLEALAYNFKLPEIYIMPLLDAQKGNCYTALYCWENEQLSIKKPAFVENLEDILDMATGLDKKVLLLGESAVKYAQKIVGVSQNIILASPQNIFAKATSVGLAGANLLNSGRVDDVMTLEPCYIRKSEAEVLWEKRNESCNV
- the tsaE gene encoding tRNA (adenosine(37)-N6)-threonylcarbamoyltransferase complex ATPase subunit type 1 TsaE yields the protein MLNFLTKSPEETFSIGEKFAQLLKEGTVICLQGDLGAGKTLFVQGLAVGLGIAEEVTSPTFALLNIYQGSKTLYHFDLYRLDFSEELYDIGFYEYLEKEDGITVIEWPDKFKQELPEEYLLIKIKRTEGVDERSFEISCHGTKYNSLLEEFVVK